The window GGGGGGGCATGTTGGTGTCCCGGGACGAGGGCTTGGTCCGGCGCGCGCGCTTTTTAGCCACCCAGGCCCGTGACACCGCCCCCTGGTACGAACACACCACCGTGGGTTTCAATTACCGAATGAGCAACGTGTTGGCGGGGATCGGGCGGGGCCAATTGCGCGTGTTGGGCGACCGGGTGCGGGCGCGCCGGGCGATTTTTGACCGGTATCGTCGGTTTTTGGACGGGTGCCCCGGTGTGGGGTGGATGCCCGAGGCGGATTTCGGCGTCGGCACGCGGTGGCTGAGCGTCATGACCCTGGACCCCCGGGGGACCAAGCGGACCCCGGCCGAGTTGATCGACGTCCTTTCTCGGGAAAAGATCGAGGCCCGGCGTGTCTGGAAACCGATGCATCGACAGCCCCTATACCGGGATCGGGCGTACTACCCCCATGGGGAGAACGACAGTTTCAGTGATCGGGTTTTTGAGGTGGGGGTGTGTCTTCCGTCCGGGTCGAACACAACGGACGGGCAAATAGATAGAATTTGCGACGTCATCGGTAAGACGTTGAAATAAACGGCGTTCACCACTCCGCCAAGGACCCTCCTCTTGAAATTGAAGAAAATGTTGGTTTTCCTACACGACGTGGCCTGGGCCGGGGCGGCCTGGACGATGGCGTTCCTCCTGCGTTTCAATTTTTCAATTCCCCCCGACAACATCCAAAGCCTGAAATGGTCCCTGGGGATCGTGCTGACCGTCCACGCGATCGTGTTTTGGCGCTACGGGCTGTACCGAAGCCTTTGGCGATTCGCCAGCCTTCCCGACCTGCGGCGCATTTTTGCCGCGGGGATCGTGGCGACCCTCGCCTCGGCCATGGCGATGTTTCTTTATCACCGTTTGAATCAAATCCCCCGGTCGGTTTTCGTGATGCACCCGTTGCTCCTGGTCTTCGCCATGGGCGGAAGTCGCTTTTCCTACCGCTCCTGGAAAGACGGGCATTTGATTTCCCTTCGCAAACTCGCGGCCACGCCGGTGTTGGTGTTGGGCGCCGGTCACGCGGCGTCGCTCCTCCTGCGGGAACTCGCCCGGGGCGGGGATTGGCGCGTGGTGGGCCTTTTGGACGACGACCCCATGAAGAAAGGGCACATGTTGTCCGGCGTGCCGGTGTTGGGATCCATCGCCGACCTGACCCGCCACGCCGAGGAACGGGGTGTGAGGCAGGTGATCATCGCTTTGCCGTCGGCCTCGCCGGCCCGGCGACGGCATGTGGTGGAAACCGCGGCGGCGGCCGGGCTCTCCGTGTTCACCGTTCCGGCCATGGAGGACATCATGATGGGGCGCGTGGCGATTTCGCGCGTGCGTCCCGTCCAGTTGGACGATTTGCTGGGCCGGGGTCGGGTGAAATTGGACGACGCCGGACTTCATGATTTGTTGACCGGACGTCCGGTGCTCGTCACGGGCGCCGGCGGTTCCATCGGGTCGGAGCTCTGTCGCCAGATCGCGCGGTTCGGGCCGTCCTTGCTCCTTTTGCTGGACGCCAGCGAGTTCGCCCTCTACCAGGTGGAGCAAGAGTTCCGGGAAAAGCACCCGAACGTCAAAATCGTCCCGCTCACCGCCGATGTACGGGATCCGGAGCGCGTGGAGGAGATTTTTTCCCGGCACCGTCCCGAGGTCGTTTTTCACGCCGCCGCCTACAAGCACGTCCCGTTGATGGAAAACGACAACTGTTGGGAAGCCGTCAAGAACAACGTGGGTGGCACGCTCTGTTTGGCGCGGGCGGCCCAGACCCACGGCGTGTCGAAGTTTGTGTTGATCTCCTCCGACAAGGCGGTCAATCCCACGAACGTCATGGGGGCCACCAAACGGTTGGCTGAAATCGTTTGTCAGGCGTTGCAGACCCCTGACGGCACGCGCTTCGTCACGGTGCGTTTTGGCAACGTCTTGGGCAGCACCGGAAGCGTCATCCCCAAATTCCGGGAGCAAATCGCCCGCGGCGGGCCCTTGACGGTCACCCACCCCGACATCACCCGTTATTTCATGTTGATCCCCGAGGCGGCGCAGCTGGTGTTGCAGGCGGGCTTGATGGGGCGCGGGGGGGAGATTTTCGTGTTGGACATGGGCGAGCCCGTCCGCATCCTTGATCTGGCCAAGGACATGATACGCCTGTCGGGACTGACCGAGGAAGAGATCAAAATTGAAATCACGGGACTGCGGCCCGGGGAAAAATTGAAGGAAGAACTTTTGGCGGACCAGGAACACACCCTTCCCACCCCGCACCCCAAGGTGCGGGTGGCCCGGGCGCGCGCGATTTCGCCGGCCGACTGGGAGGACATTCGTCGCTGGGTGGAATTCGCGGGATGCTTGGAAGATGAGGACGTGCGCCGCGGATTGCGGCGTTGGATCCCCGAATACGCGCCCGCGCGGCACGCGCCTTTGATCGGCGTTTCCGAGGGCGCGGCGTGAAAATACTTGTCACCGGCGGCGCGGGGTTCATCGGGTCCCACGTGGTCGACGCCTACGTGGCCGCGGGACACGCCGTGACGGTGGTCGACGACCTTTCCACGGGTAAGAGGGAGAACCTGAATCCCAATGCCCGTTTTGTAAAAGCCGATATCGGGGCGCCCGCCCTGCGGGGGGTGTTCCGGCGCGGTCGGTTCGATGTGGTCAACCACCACGCCGCCCAAATCGACGTTCGCCGGAGCGTGGCCGATCCGTTGAACGACGCGCGGATCAACGTCCTGGGGCTGATTTATGTTTTGGAATTGGCGCGCGCGCACGGCGTCAAGAAAATGATTTTTTCAGCCTCGGGCGGCACCTATTACGGCGAATGCCCCCGTCCCGCGCGTGAAGCGGCGGTTCCGGCGCCGCTGTCCCCCTACGGCGTGTCAAAATTGGCGAGCGAATACTATTTGCGCGCCTACCGCGCCCTTCACGGGGTGGATTACACGGTGTTGCGCTACGGCAATGTCTACGGGCCCCGCCAGGATCCCCACGGGGAGGCCGGCGTCGTGGCGATTTTTTGTCAACGCCTTCTGGCGGGCAAACCGCTTTGGGTTTACGGCGACGGGAAGCAGAAACGCGATTACGTTTTCGTGGAAGACGTGGCGCGGGCTTCGGTGGCGGCGTTGCGGCGGGCCGGAGGCGAGTCGGTCAACATCGGCGCGGGACGGGCCGTTTCGGTCAATCAATTGGCCCTCACCCTGGCGGAGGTCCACGGCGGCCGTCCCCAAATCCTTCACAAACCGGCGCGCCCCGGCGAGCTGTTTCAAAGCTGGATGGACGTTCGAAAAGCCCGGCGGGTCTTGGGATGGCGCGCTGGAATCGGGTTGGCGGAGGGTCTCGCGCGCACCCACCGGCACATCGCCCGGGCGGCGGGACGGGGACGGCCCGCGGTGTTTTTAGACCGCGACGGCACGTTGAACGTTGAAAAAGAGTACCTCCACAAACATCGGGATTGGGTCTGGATCCCCGGGGTGATTTCGGCGTTGCGCGCTTTGCAACGCGGGGGCTACCGCCTGGTGGTGGTGACCAACCAATCGGGCGTGGCCCGGGGGTATTATAAAAAAGCCGATGTCGACGCCTTGCACCGCCGGGTATCCGCTGATCTCCGACGGCGGGGCGTGGCGCTGGACGGGATTTATGTTTGCCCCCACGGTCCCGCCGATGGGTGTGAATGCCGGAAACCCGAACCGGGGATGTTGTTGCGGGCCGGACGGGAGTTGGGGTTGGATTTGGCCTCTTCCTTCATGGTCGGCGATAAAGCCGCCGACGTCGTCGCCGCCCGGCGCGCCGGGGTCTCTCCGTTGTTCGTTCGCACCGGCCACGGCGGGTTGGAAGAAAAGCGTCTTCCGGCCGGTGTGCGGCGGTTTAAAAATTTGGCCGACGCCGCCCGGCATGTGTTGGCGCGGGGCGCCGTCCTTTGAGGGCGCTCCTCCTCCTGGGGGGGCTCGGGACGCGGTTGCGTCCCTTGACCCTGGAGCGGCCCAAGCCGCTCCTGCCCATTCTGAACCGCCCCTTTCTCGCCTATCAAATCGATTTG of the Elusimicrobiota bacterium genome contains:
- a CDS encoding polysaccharide biosynthesis protein; translation: MLVFLHDVAWAGAAWTMAFLLRFNFSIPPDNIQSLKWSLGIVLTVHAIVFWRYGLYRSLWRFASLPDLRRIFAAGIVATLASAMAMFLYHRLNQIPRSVFVMHPLLLVFAMGGSRFSYRSWKDGHLISLRKLAATPVLVLGAGHAASLLLRELARGGDWRVVGLLDDDPMKKGHMLSGVPVLGSIADLTRHAEERGVRQVIIALPSASPARRRHVVETAAAAGLSVFTVPAMEDIMMGRVAISRVRPVQLDDLLGRGRVKLDDAGLHDLLTGRPVLVTGAGGSIGSELCRQIARFGPSLLLLLDASEFALYQVEQEFREKHPNVKIVPLTADVRDPERVEEIFSRHRPEVVFHAAAYKHVPLMENDNCWEAVKNNVGGTLCLARAAQTHGVSKFVLISSDKAVNPTNVMGATKRLAEIVCQALQTPDGTRFVTVRFGNVLGSTGSVIPKFREQIARGGPLTVTHPDITRYFMLIPEAAQLVLQAGLMGRGGEIFVLDMGEPVRILDLAKDMIRLSGLTEEEIKIEITGLRPGEKLKEELLADQEHTLPTPHPKVRVARARAISPADWEDIRRWVEFAGCLEDEDVRRGLRRWIPEYAPARHAPLIGVSEGAA
- the gmhB gene encoding D-glycero-beta-D-manno-heptose 1,7-bisphosphate 7-phosphatase, with product MKILVTGGAGFIGSHVVDAYVAAGHAVTVVDDLSTGKRENLNPNARFVKADIGAPALRGVFRRGRFDVVNHHAAQIDVRRSVADPLNDARINVLGLIYVLELARAHGVKKMIFSASGGTYYGECPRPAREAAVPAPLSPYGVSKLASEYYLRAYRALHGVDYTVLRYGNVYGPRQDPHGEAGVVAIFCQRLLAGKPLWVYGDGKQKRDYVFVEDVARASVAALRRAGGESVNIGAGRAVSVNQLALTLAEVHGGRPQILHKPARPGELFQSWMDVRKARRVLGWRAGIGLAEGLARTHRHIARAAGRGRPAVFLDRDGTLNVEKEYLHKHRDWVWIPGVISALRALQRGGYRLVVVTNQSGVARGYYKKADVDALHRRVSADLRRRGVALDGIYVCPHGPADGCECRKPEPGMLLRAGRELGLDLASSFMVGDKAADVVAARRAGVSPLFVRTGHGGLEEKRLPAGVRRFKNLADAARHVLARGAVL